From a region of the Streptomyces caniferus genome:
- a CDS encoding GtrA family protein translates to MSERSALRSRLEALFRELVKFGAVGGAGVVVNFAVFNLVRHLTEVPVVRASIIATVVATGTNYLGYRYFTYRDRDKQGRTKELTLFLLFSAVGLVIENGLLYVATYGFHWDSPLQSNVFKFVGIGIATLFRFWSYRTWVFRALPAREAVETAESFLADGPQRPRSASRK, encoded by the coding sequence ATGAGTGAACGGAGCGCGCTGCGGTCGAGGCTGGAGGCGCTCTTCCGGGAACTGGTGAAGTTCGGCGCGGTCGGCGGCGCGGGGGTCGTGGTCAACTTCGCGGTGTTCAACCTCGTGCGGCATCTGACCGAGGTGCCCGTGGTCCGGGCCAGCATCATCGCGACGGTCGTGGCCACCGGCACCAACTACCTCGGCTACCGCTACTTCACCTACCGCGACCGCGACAAGCAGGGCCGGACGAAGGAGCTCACGCTCTTCCTGCTGTTCAGCGCGGTCGGCCTGGTGATCGAGAACGGTCTGCTCTACGTCGCGACGTACGGGTTCCACTGGGACAGCCCGCTGCAGAGCAACGTCTTCAAGTTCGTCGGCATCGGCATCGCCACGCTCTTCCGCTTCTGGTCCTACCGCACCTGGGTCTTCCGGGCGCTGCCCGCGCGAGAAGCCGTGGAGACCGCCGAGTCGTTCCTGGCCGACGGCCCGCAGCGCCCGCGCAGCGCCTCCCGCAAGTAG
- a CDS encoding response regulator transcription factor, with translation MTRVLLAEDDASISEPLARALRREGYEVEVREDGPTALDAGLQGNIDLVVLDLGLPGMDGLEVARRLRNEGHSFPILVLTARADEVDTVVGLDAGADDYVTKPFRLAELLARVRALLRRGSTAEPQQPPATHGVRIDVESHRAWMGDEELQLTAKEFDLLRVLVRDAGRVVTRDQLMREVWDTTWWSSTKTLDMHISWLRKKLGDDAANPRYIATVRGVGFRFEKS, from the coding sequence ATGACCCGTGTACTGCTCGCCGAGGATGACGCGTCCATCTCGGAGCCGCTCGCCCGCGCACTGCGCCGCGAGGGTTACGAAGTCGAGGTGCGCGAGGACGGCCCGACGGCGCTCGACGCCGGTCTCCAGGGCAATATCGACCTCGTCGTCCTGGACCTGGGACTGCCCGGCATGGACGGCCTGGAGGTCGCCCGTCGGCTGCGCAACGAAGGCCATTCGTTCCCCATCCTGGTGCTGACCGCCCGCGCCGACGAGGTGGACACCGTCGTCGGGCTGGACGCCGGCGCCGACGACTACGTCACCAAGCCCTTCCGGCTCGCCGAACTCCTCGCCCGGGTACGGGCCCTGCTGCGCCGCGGCTCCACCGCCGAGCCCCAGCAGCCGCCCGCCACCCACGGCGTACGGATCGACGTCGAGTCGCACCGTGCGTGGATGGGGGACGAGGAACTCCAGCTCACGGCGAAGGAGTTCGACCTGCTCCGGGTCCTGGTGCGGGACGCCGGCCGGGTCGTCACCCGCGACCAGTTGATGCGCGAGGTCTGGGACACCACTTGGTGGTCCTCCACGAAGACGCTCGACATGCACATCTCCTGGCTGCGCAAGAAGCTCGGGGACGACGCCGCCAACCCCCGTTACATCGCCACCGTCCGCGGAGTCGGCTTCCGCTTCGAGAAGAGCTAG
- a CDS encoding ATP-binding protein: protein MRRRLINSTLAVVLVVIAVFGVSLVIVETRTIQAGAQESVASEAVRLVGIVESRLGSGEKITPDILSEQITAKRYAKIKVPGKAPIEIGKRPSGDVIESQVRGDRGESVTVQASRSMVSAEIGRTLLVILAVALLAIIAAVILAVRQGRRLTAPLTDLAETAERLGSGDPRPRHRRYGVQELDRVADVLDASAERIARMLTAERRLAADASHQLRTPLTALSMRLEEITVTDDPDTVKEEATIALAQVERLTDVVQRLLTNSRDPRSGSAVAFDLDEVVKQQIEEWRPAYRSAGRAIVRSGKKGLRAVGTPGAVAQVLATLIENSLMHGDGTVALRTRVTGNQAVVEVIDAGPGVPPDLGSRVFERTVSGRNSTGLGLAVARDLAEADGGRLELLQPHPPVFALFLAREAESVED, encoded by the coding sequence GTGCGCCGCCGCCTGATCAACTCCACGCTCGCCGTGGTGCTCGTCGTGATCGCCGTCTTCGGTGTCTCGCTCGTCATCGTCGAGACCCGCACCATCCAGGCCGGTGCCCAGGAGAGCGTGGCGTCCGAGGCGGTCCGGCTGGTCGGGATAGTGGAGAGCCGGCTGGGCAGCGGCGAGAAGATCACCCCGGACATCCTCTCCGAGCAGATCACCGCCAAGCGGTACGCGAAGATCAAGGTGCCCGGCAAGGCGCCGATCGAGATCGGGAAGCGGCCCTCGGGCGACGTCATCGAGTCGCAGGTGCGCGGCGACCGCGGTGAGTCGGTGACGGTCCAGGCCTCCCGCTCCATGGTCAGCGCGGAGATCGGCCGGACGCTGCTGGTGATTCTGGCCGTGGCGCTGTTGGCGATCATCGCGGCCGTCATCCTGGCCGTCCGCCAGGGCCGCCGGCTGACCGCGCCGCTCACCGACCTCGCCGAGACCGCCGAGCGGCTCGGCTCCGGCGACCCCCGCCCGCGCCACCGCCGCTACGGCGTCCAGGAGCTGGACCGGGTCGCCGATGTGCTGGACGCCAGCGCCGAGCGGATCGCGCGGATGCTGACCGCCGAGCGGCGGCTGGCCGCGGACGCCTCGCACCAGCTGCGGACGCCGCTGACCGCGCTGTCCATGCGGCTGGAGGAGATCACCGTCACCGACGATCCGGACACCGTGAAGGAAGAGGCCACCATCGCGCTGGCGCAGGTGGAGCGGCTGACGGATGTCGTCCAGCGGCTGCTGACCAATTCCCGGGACCCGCGCAGCGGCTCCGCGGTCGCCTTCGACCTCGACGAGGTGGTCAAGCAGCAGATCGAGGAGTGGCGGCCGGCCTACCGCAGCGCGGGGCGGGCCATCGTGCGCTCCGGCAAGAAGGGCCTGCGGGCCGTCGGCACCCCCGGCGCGGTCGCCCAGGTGCTCGCCACCCTGATCGAGAACTCGCTGATGCACGGCGACGGGACGGTCGCGCTGCGTACCCGCGTCACCGGCAACCAGGCGGTGGTCGAGGTCATCGACGCCGGGCCCGGGGTTCCGCCGGACCTCGGCTCGCGGGTCTTCGAGCGCACGGTCTCCGGCCGGAACTCCACCGGGCTCGGCCTGGCCGTCGCACGGGACCTCGCGGAGGCGGACGGCGGGCGGCTGGAGCTGCTGCAGCCGCATCCGCCGGTCTTCGCACTGTTCCTGGCCCGCGAGGCGGAGTCCGTCGAGGACTGA